In the Setaria italica strain Yugu1 chromosome VI, Setaria_italica_v2.0, whole genome shotgun sequence genome, one interval contains:
- the LOC101762493 gene encoding wall-associated receptor kinase 2 isoform X2, whose translation MKKLSNRRVRVVFKVAVVAAVLLQLLRAAAAAQATANCSTSCGNISISYPFGIEPGCYHVGFNLSCDHSHNPPKLFLGDSTVEVLEISIPSGTVRINSSSIVPSSPSASIDGKMNKSGRYHTWSGLRKGGPFFVSPDKNRFLVLSCNNVQVLLLGEDNSTVNACATYCPPAPGKNQSFQYPLRNECSGIGCCSASIPKGYSSYSIQVQVQPPNNISEFDAESSVYIAEEGSYNTTRLIFETLDTLPALLDWVISNSTCKDSPTASACRSRNSYCQNYTSYVYNGYRCRCSAGYQGNPYIQDGCKDIDECARWELHSCYGTCINMPGTFHCQCPHGTYGNPFTEGGCIKIKNSSQGLTISLLISCGSILLALAFVGPFILRKIKLRKAQKAKERFFNQNHGLLLQQLISRNADIGERMIITLADLEKATNSFDKSREVGGGGHGVVYKGILDLHVVAIKKSKIVVQREIDQFINEVAILSQINHRNVVKLLGCCLETEVPLLVYEFISNGTLSHHLHVEGPISLPWDDRLRIAV comes from the exons ATGAAGAAGTTATCAAATAGGAGAGTGAGAGTTGTATTCAAGGTCGCTGTAGTTGCAGCAGTGTTGTTGCAGCTATTGCGTGCAGCTGCAGCGGCACAAGCGACAGCTAACTGCAGCACCAGCTGTGGCAATATCAGCATCTCCTACCCTTTTGGAATTGAGCCTGGCTGCTACCATGTTGGCTTCAACCTCAGTTGCGATCACTCACATAACCCGCCCAAGTTGTTCCTTGGTGATTCCACGGTGGAAGTGCTCGAGATTTCGATTCCCAGTGGCACAGTGCGcatcaacagcagcagcatCGTGCCATCAAGTCCTAGCGCTTCCATTGATGGCAAGATGAACAAGTCAGGGAGGTATCACACATGGAGTGGCCTCAGAAAGGGTGGTCCATTCTTCGTCTCACCAGACAAGAACAGGTTCCTGGTGCTGTCATGCAACAATGTCCAAGTCCTCCTCCTTGGAGAGGACAACAGCACTGTCAATGCCTGCGCCACTTACTGTCCACCAGCCCCTGGGAAAAACCAATCTTTTCAGTACCCATTGCGCAATGAGTGCTCCGGAATTGGCTGTTGCAGTGCATCCATACCAAAAGGCTACAGTTCGTACAGCATCCAGGTCCAAGTCCAACCCCCCAATAATATTTCTGAGTTTGATGCAGAGTCTTCAGTGTACATAGCTGAGGAGGGATCCTACAACACTACACGCCTGATTTTTGAAACTCTTGATACTCTCCCAGCCCTTCTGGACTGGGTGATCAGCAACTCAACATGCAAAGATTCACCTACCGCATCTGCATGCCGCAGCAGAAACAGCTATTGTCAAAACTATACAAGCTATGTTTACAATGGCTACCGTTGTCGCTGTTCTGCTGGCTACCAAGGAAACCCATACATACAAGACGGGTGCAAAG ATATCGATGAGTGTGCACGTTGGGAGCTCCACTCATGCTATGGAACCTGCATAAATATGCCTGGAACGTTTCATTGTCAGTGCCCTCATGGAACCTATGGGAATCCCTTCACAGAAGGGGGATGCATCAAGATCAAGAATTCCTCTCAAG gtttaACCATAAGCCTGCTAATCAGTTGTGGCTCAATTTTATTGGCTCTTGCTTTCGTTGGCCCCTTTATACTACGTAAGATCAAGCTACGGAAGGCTcaaaaagcaaaagaaagatTTTTCAATCAAAATCATGGTTTGCTACTGCAGCAGTTAATATCACGGAATGCAGATATTGGTGAAAGGATGATTATTACCTTAGCAGATCTGGAGAAAGCCACAAACAGTTTTGACAAATCTCGTGAGGTTGGTGGTGGAGGACATGGTGTTGTGTACAAAGGAATATTAGACCTTCATGTAGTGGCCATCAAGAAATCAAAGATAGTGGTACAACGAGAAATCGACCAGTTCATAAATGAAGTTGCAATTCTTTCTCAAATCAATCATAGAAATGTGGTGAAGCTCCTGGGGTGCTGCCTTGAGACAGAAGTTCCATTATTAGTATACGAGTTCATTTCAAATGGAACACTTTCTCACCATCTTCATGTTGAAGGTCCAATATCACTACCATGGGATGATCGACTAAGGATTGCAG TTTAA
- the LOC101761274 gene encoding wall-associated receptor kinase 3-like, with translation MYTVDVGISTASGPWGGGLPRGGPFFLSESRSSVALVGCGAQVELRGGDDNSLIASCAAVCPLDTDRRIVVEKRSSACTGVGCCQADIVLGYDFYDIQINKLNGSVYALASSVYLVDQGFSYTDEMSGVVYGHFPEALPATLDWVISNAGCGSVYRNDTTVDECRSTDSFCLEAQYNIGSRGRRCSCDDGYQGNPYVQDGCRDIDECRFPDIYPCYGHCENYNGSFSCQCHPGYYGNASVPNGCQDINECLDQEGHSCYGICLNLPGTFQCQCPIGTHGNASRKLGCVAYKNSSAVSGLGIGLGVSGGTSLLLLAFGSPFIIRKIKERKVKKMKEKYFSQNHGLLLQQLLTHKADIGERMIITLEELEKATNNFDKARVVGGGGHGIVFKGILDLHVVAIKKSKIVVQKEIDEFISEVAVLSQVNHRNVVKLLGCCLETEVPLLVYEFISNGTLYHHLHVEGPISLPWDDRMRIAMEVARALSYLHSATSMPIFHRDIKSANILLDESLVAKVSDFGASRYIPVDKTGITTAVQGTIGYLDPEYYYTGRLTDKSDVFSFGVLLVELLTRKKPFVYRTDDGDGLVSHFISLLTEGKLVGLIDPQIMEDEVAVVYEVAILAAMCTKLRREDRPTMREAEMRLENLLVKKKQIPCTTAPREYNEHNTLVHCMSIERVNKEASRQYTMEDEIVLSANYPR, from the exons ATGTACACGGTCGATGTGGGTATCAGCACCGCGAGCGGGCCATGGGGCGGGGGCCTTCCACGGGGCGGGCCGTTCTTCCTGTCGGAGTCACGGAGCAGCGTGGCGCTGGTAGGCTGCGGCGCCCAGGTCGAGCTCCGAGGCGGAGACGACAACAGTTTGATCGCTTCTTGCGCCGCTGTCTGCCCGCTCGATACCGACCGGCGGATAGTCGTCGAGAAAAGAAGCAGCGCCTGCACAGGCGTCGGCTGCTGCCAGGCGGACATCGTTCTGGGCTACGATTTCTACGACATCCAGATCAACAAGCTCAACGGGTCAGTTTATGCTCTTGCAAGTTCCGTGTACTTGGTTGATCAGGGTTTTAGCTACACAGACGAGATGAGTGGCGTTGTTTATGGCCACTTTCCTGAAGCGCTCCCGGCCACGCTAGATTGGGTAATCAGCAATGCAGGATGTGGTTCTGTATATAGAAACGACACCACCGTCGATGAATGCCGCAGCACCGACAGTTTCTGCCTAGAAGCACAGTACAATATTGGCAGTCGTGGGCGTCGGTGCAGCTGCGATGATGGTTATCAAGGCAATCCTTACGTCCAGGATGGATGCCGAG ATATCGACGAATGCCGTTTTCCAGACATATACCCATGTTATGGCCACTGCGAAAATTACAATGGGAGTTTCAGTTGCCAGTGCCATCCTGGCTATTATGGAAATGCTTCTGTTCCAAATGGATGCCAAG ACATAAACGAGTGTCTGGACCAGGAAGGCCACTCGTGCTACGGCATCTGCTTAAACTTGCCTGGAACTTTCCAGTGCCAATGTCCTATTGGAACACATGGAAATGCTTCCAGAAAATTGGGATGTGTTGCATACAAGAACTCATCCGCAG TTTCAGGTTTAGGCATCGGGCTAGGAGTCTCTGGTGGCACAAGTCTTTTGCTTCTAGCATTTGGTAGTCCCTTCATAATTCGAAAAATCAAGGAGAggaaggtgaagaagatgaaagaGAAATATTTCAGCCAAAATCATGGCTTACTATTGCAGCAATTGCTAACACATAAGGCAGACATTGGTGAAAGGATGATAATTACTTTAGAAGAGCTAGAGAAGGCCACAAATAATTTTGATAAAGCTCGTGTGGTTGGTGGTGGAGGGCATGGCATTGTATTTAAAGGAATTTTAGATCTGCATGTTGTGGCAATTAAGAAGTCTAAGATAGTGGTACAAAAAGAAATCGATGAATTCATAAGTGAAGTTGCAGTTCTTTCTCAAGTAAACCACAGAAATGTGGTGAAGCTATTAGGATGCTGCCTTGAGACAGAAGTCCCATTACTAGTTTATGAGTTCATTTCAAATGGAACCCTTTATCATCATCTTCATGTTGAAGGACCTATATCACTACCATGGGATGATCGGATGAGGATTGCGATGGAAGTTGCCAGAGCACTATCCTATTTACATTCAGCTACTTCAATGCCAATATTTCATAGAGATATTAAGTCTGCCAACATACTACTTGATGAAAGTTTAGTTGCAAAAGTATCCGACTTTGGAGCTTCTCGATATATACCAGTTGACAAAACAGGGATCACTACAGCAGTTCAAGGAACAATCGGTTACCTTGATCCAGAATACTATTATACTGGCCGACTAACAGATAAGAGTGATGTCTTCAGTTTTGGTGTACTTCTTGTAGAACTACTCACAAGAAAGAAACCATTTGTCTATCGGACcgatgatggggatggtctTGTTTCACATTTTATCTCACTACTCACGGAAGGCAAACTGGTTGGCCTCATAGACCCTCAAATCATGGAGGATGAAGTTGCAGTAGTCTATGAAGTAGCAATACTAGCGGCAATGTGTACTAAATTGAGGAGAGAAGACCGACCTACAATGAGAGAAGCTGAGATGAGACTTGAAAACTTACTAGTTAAGAAGAAGCAGATTCCATGTACTACGGCACCAAGGGAATATAATGAGCATAATACTCTGGTTCACTGCATGTCAATTGAAAGGGTTAACAAGGAAGCAAGCAGACAATACACAATGGAAGACGAAATAGTTTTGTCAGCAAACTACCCTCGATGA
- the LOC101762493 gene encoding wall-associated receptor kinase 3 isoform X1 gives MKKLSNRRVRVVFKVAVVAAVLLQLLRAAAAAQATANCSTSCGNISISYPFGIEPGCYHVGFNLSCDHSHNPPKLFLGDSTVEVLEISIPSGTVRINSSSIVPSSPSASIDGKMNKSGRYHTWSGLRKGGPFFVSPDKNRFLVLSCNNVQVLLLGEDNSTVNACATYCPPAPGKNQSFQYPLRNECSGIGCCSASIPKGYSSYSIQVQVQPPNNISEFDAESSVYIAEEGSYNTTRLIFETLDTLPALLDWVISNSTCKDSPTASACRSRNSYCQNYTSYVYNGYRCRCSAGYQGNPYIQDGCKDIDECARWELHSCYGTCINMPGTFHCQCPHGTYGNPFTEGGCIKIKNSSQGLTISLLISCGSILLALAFVGPFILRKIKLRKAQKAKERFFNQNHGLLLQQLISRNADIGERMIITLADLEKATNSFDKSREVGGGGHGVVYKGILDLHVVAIKKSKIVVQREIDQFINEVAILSQINHRNVVKLLGCCLETEVPLLVYEFISNGTLSHHLHVEGPISLPWDDRLRIAGEIARALAYLHSASTMPIFHRDIKSSNILLDDSLTAKVSDFGASRYVPINETGVTTAVQGTFGYLDPMYYYTGRLTDKSDVFSFGVLLVELLTRKKPSLYNSDSGDSLVSHFVSLLTEGDLIDIVDPQVMEEGDGEVQEVAALAARCTKLDGEGRPTMREVEMALENLRLKKKPSPRNTLFSSERCDGDEIATRYLPARGVANEASRQYSMEEEILLSARYAR, from the exons ATGAAGAAGTTATCAAATAGGAGAGTGAGAGTTGTATTCAAGGTCGCTGTAGTTGCAGCAGTGTTGTTGCAGCTATTGCGTGCAGCTGCAGCGGCACAAGCGACAGCTAACTGCAGCACCAGCTGTGGCAATATCAGCATCTCCTACCCTTTTGGAATTGAGCCTGGCTGCTACCATGTTGGCTTCAACCTCAGTTGCGATCACTCACATAACCCGCCCAAGTTGTTCCTTGGTGATTCCACGGTGGAAGTGCTCGAGATTTCGATTCCCAGTGGCACAGTGCGcatcaacagcagcagcatCGTGCCATCAAGTCCTAGCGCTTCCATTGATGGCAAGATGAACAAGTCAGGGAGGTATCACACATGGAGTGGCCTCAGAAAGGGTGGTCCATTCTTCGTCTCACCAGACAAGAACAGGTTCCTGGTGCTGTCATGCAACAATGTCCAAGTCCTCCTCCTTGGAGAGGACAACAGCACTGTCAATGCCTGCGCCACTTACTGTCCACCAGCCCCTGGGAAAAACCAATCTTTTCAGTACCCATTGCGCAATGAGTGCTCCGGAATTGGCTGTTGCAGTGCATCCATACCAAAAGGCTACAGTTCGTACAGCATCCAGGTCCAAGTCCAACCCCCCAATAATATTTCTGAGTTTGATGCAGAGTCTTCAGTGTACATAGCTGAGGAGGGATCCTACAACACTACACGCCTGATTTTTGAAACTCTTGATACTCTCCCAGCCCTTCTGGACTGGGTGATCAGCAACTCAACATGCAAAGATTCACCTACCGCATCTGCATGCCGCAGCAGAAACAGCTATTGTCAAAACTATACAAGCTATGTTTACAATGGCTACCGTTGTCGCTGTTCTGCTGGCTACCAAGGAAACCCATACATACAAGACGGGTGCAAAG ATATCGATGAGTGTGCACGTTGGGAGCTCCACTCATGCTATGGAACCTGCATAAATATGCCTGGAACGTTTCATTGTCAGTGCCCTCATGGAACCTATGGGAATCCCTTCACAGAAGGGGGATGCATCAAGATCAAGAATTCCTCTCAAG gtttaACCATAAGCCTGCTAATCAGTTGTGGCTCAATTTTATTGGCTCTTGCTTTCGTTGGCCCCTTTATACTACGTAAGATCAAGCTACGGAAGGCTcaaaaagcaaaagaaagatTTTTCAATCAAAATCATGGTTTGCTACTGCAGCAGTTAATATCACGGAATGCAGATATTGGTGAAAGGATGATTATTACCTTAGCAGATCTGGAGAAAGCCACAAACAGTTTTGACAAATCTCGTGAGGTTGGTGGTGGAGGACATGGTGTTGTGTACAAAGGAATATTAGACCTTCATGTAGTGGCCATCAAGAAATCAAAGATAGTGGTACAACGAGAAATCGACCAGTTCATAAATGAAGTTGCAATTCTTTCTCAAATCAATCATAGAAATGTGGTGAAGCTCCTGGGGTGCTGCCTTGAGACAGAAGTTCCATTATTAGTATACGAGTTCATTTCAAATGGAACACTTTCTCACCATCTTCATGTTGAAGGTCCAATATCACTACCATGGGATGATCGACTAAGGATTGCAGGTGAAATTGCTAGAGCGCTAGCCTATCTACATTCAGCTAGTACAATGCCAATATTCCACAGAGACATTAAGTCTTCTAACATACTTCTTGATGATAGTTTAACAGCTAAAGTGTCGGATTTTGGAGCTTCAAGGTATGTTCCAATCAATGAGACAGGAGTGACTACAGCTGTTCAGGGAACATTTGGTTATTTAGATCCCATGTACTATTATACCGGTCGGCTGACAGACAAGAGTGATGTTTTCAGCTTTGGTGTTCTTCTTGTCGAATTGCTCACTAGAAAGAAACCGTCCTTATACAACTCCGACAGCGGTGACAGTCTTGTTTCACATTTTGTCTCACTACTCACAGAAGGTGATTTGATTGACATAGTAGATCCACAGGTCATGGAAGAGGGAgatggtgaagtccaagaagtaGCGGCACTAGCAGCAAGGTGCACTAAACTGGATGGGGAAGGCCGGCCCACAATGCGAGAAGTGGAGATGGCACTTGAAAACTTGCGACTTAAGAAGAAGCCTTCTCCACGAAATACCCTGTTTTCATCAGAGAGATGTGATGGGGACGAAATCGCAACTCGTTACTTGCCAGCTCGGGGGGTTGCCAATGAAGCAAGTAGACAGTACAGCATGGAGGAGGAAATCTTGCTGTCAGCAAGGTATGCCCGGTGA